In the Fastidiosipila sp. genome, CCCTTTTCTTCTCCCCGGCCGGGAAGCCGAGTGTGCGGGCAACGGTTTCCATCAAGTCTGCGGTCATGTCTCCGGTCAAGCGGAGCGTGACATCCCAGCCTGTCTCACGCTCTTCGATCTTGCCGAGGACAGCAGTGAACGACGCAAAAGTGACAAGGGCCCATTCGGGGTCGTCCAGATAGGCGCGATGACGGTCAACCAGCTCTTTTCGTATCTGAAGCGAAAAGGTCATGACCTGGCTTCCTCTTCCTCGATTTGCTCAATCATCCTGCTTCGCACATCCCGCCTCAGGTCGCGGTGCAGCACATGGACCCGGTAGCCCCGCGCGCGCAGAAAAGCCGCCAGCCGTTCGACAGCCATGACACTGCGATGGCGGCCGCCCGTACAGCCAACGCCGATGCTGAGCCGCTGTTTTCCTTCCCGGACGTAATAGGGAATCGCAAACTCAAGGAATTCCTCCTGGATTTCAAGAAAGCGGGTAAACTCCGGAAACTGCTGCAAAAACCCGATGACGGGCCGGTCAAGTCCCGACAAAGGCCGCAATTCATCAAAATAGAAGGGATTGGGAACAAAACGGACGTCCAGGATCATATCCGAGTCAATTGGAAGTCCGTACTTGAAACCAAAAGACTGCAGATAAATGGCCATGGGCACCTCGTCTGGTGACTGGCCGAAGAGGTGCAGTATCCGCTCCCGCATCTGCTGGCTGGATAAATCGGTCGTGTCCATGATATCCGTGGCAAGTTCCCTGACGGGTGTCAGGAGTTTTCGCTCTTCACTGATGGCATCGGGCAGGGACCTGTCTGCTGCCATGGGATGGTCACGGCGGCTTTGGTTGTAGCGGCTGACCAGTGCCGCGTCCGACGCTTCCAGAAAAAGAATACGGACAGGAATATTGAGCTGCTGGAGTTCTGTCAAAACAGGGGAAAAATGTTCCACGAAGTGCGGGTTGCGGCTGTCCATGACCAGGGCCACCCGGCTGCTTGCGTCATTTTTCCCTCCCGCCAGGTCGCCTTCCGACAGGATCCGGGTCAGCTGACCCACCAGCTGGGGCGGCATATTGTCAATGCAAAAAAATCCCATATCTTCCAGGATTTTCACTGCCATACTCTTTCCGCTTCCGGAAAGGCCTGTCACGATCGTAATATCCATCACTCAGACTCCATTGTCTCAGAAGGCCAGGGGATCACTCTCCCACTCGCCGGCCAGCCGCACTTCCGGCATCAGCAGGACACCTTCCATGTCAAAAACGGCCCGCCTGACATCAGCAAAAACCTGGGCAATCTCTTTGGCCGTCGCGCCTCCGAGGTTCACGATAAAACCCGCATGCATGTCGGACACTCCTGCTCTGCCCCGCCTGTATCCTTTCATCCCCGCATCGGAAATGAGCTTGCCCGCAAAATGGCCCTCCGGGCGCCGGAAAGCGCTGCCCGCCGACTGGGCGGCAAGCGGTTGGGTCAGGTAGCGCCTGCGTGCAAAGTCGGCCATCCGCCCGTAGATTGCATCGGCCGGCGCCCGCTTGAGCCGGAACTCTGTTTCAAGGATGACTGAATCCGGATGGTCGCTGAAGTAACTGTGGCGATAAGAAAAATCGTGCGCATCACCGGCAAGTTCTCCTGTCTCCCCCCTGGCGTCAACAAATTCAGTCCGGATCACAAGATCGGCCATGCTGCCATCATAGGCACCCGCATTCATCAATACGGCACCCCCGGCAGATCCCGGAATTCCGCAGGCGAACTCCAGGCCGGACAAACCCAGCCTGGCCGCCTGGGCGGCAATTTCATAAAGAGGCGTTCCTGCCAGGCAGACCAGGGTGTCATCAAGGCAGCGAATCCCGCCAAGCGAGGGCGATAAGATGGCCGTGATCCCCCGGATACCCCGATCGGATACCAGGACATTGGTTGCCCGCCCAAGAACCGTGAGCGGCCACTGTTCCCGGCTGGCAAGTCCTTTTAGCTCAACCAGGCTCTCCTTGGTCGAGGGCAGGACCAGAAGGTCGGCAGGGCCTCCTACCCGGAAATTGGTCCAGCGGCAAAGAGGCTGATCCCGCAAGACTGACAGGCCGGTAATCTGCTCAAGCTTTCTGCCAGCCCCGGCGGCGTCAAACGGGGTCACTTCCTTCATTTCCACTCCTCTTGCGTTTGGTCATAAATCCGCCCGGTCAGCTCCCTGATCACGTCGTGCCCCATCTGCCTGTTCCGGTAATTGACGGCTGCGAATTCAACGATGACGGCCAGATTCCTGCCTGGCCGGACCGGCACCGTCATGGAAGGAATGGTAACGCCCAGCAGCTGGGTGCATTCATCCTCAATTCCGATCCGCTTATACTCCTTATCCTTGACCCAGAACTCCAGGTGGATAACAAAGTCCACATTTTCCTGAACCTTGACAGCTGACACGCCGTACATCTCTTTGACATCCAGGATACCCAGGCCCCGGATTTCGATCATGTGGCGGATGCTCTCGGGCGCCCGGCCGAGCAAGGTGGTGTCGGACACCCGGCGAATCTCCACCAGATCGTCTGCGATCAGACGGTGGCCGCGCTTGACCAATTCAAGCGCCGTCTCGGATTTCCCCACACCTGACTCGCCCAGGATCAGGATTCCCTCACCCAGAACCTCTACCATGACGCCGTGCATGGACGAAACGGAGGCCAGCTCTACGTTGAGGAATTTGACCAGGGAGCTGGAAATATCTGCAGTAGCCAATGAACTCTGGACAATGGGGATCTCATACTTGCCGGCGCTCTCGAGCAATTCGGGAAAAGGTTCATGATCGCGGGACAAGATCAGGCAGGGAATCCCCCTGGAAAACAAGCGGTCAAAGCTGAGCATCCGTTCTTCAGCTGACAGTGACTCCAGGTAGGCCATCTCCATATTGCCAATCAACTGAATGCGGTTGGCCCCAAAATGCTTGAAGTGTCCGGCAAGCTGCAGGCCCGGACGGGTCACATCGGCAACCGTGATGTTGGTCTGATCGATCTTGCCGAAATCGCAGATAACCCGGTAACCAAAAAGATCAACAATCCGGCGCAGGCTGACCACTGTTTTCCCCATTGAAATTCCCTCCACGAGCGGTTTTCCCACTTCCTTTACGCGGAAATTATAGCACAGGGGTTTCCAAGACAGCCTGAATGAATGCCCATGGAATCCGTTTTTGGGTAAAACAAACCCCCCCTCCCGAAGGGCAGGGGGGGGGGCGTTAATCTGCAGGGACTTAGATGCCCCACAGCGAAATTAGGCTGTTGTATCCTTCTTCCTGGGCTTCAGAGCCAGGATGGCCGACACGACCGCAAGGACAAGCATGGCGGCCGCCAGGTAAGTGTAGACGGAGATCTGTTGTCCAGTCGCAGGTGTTTTTTCTCCATCATCGGGTATCTCATCTTCTTCTCCACCCACGATTTCCAGCAGGTTGGTGAAGATGGCGGGCGCCTCGCCGGCTTTCCGCTGAACGAGCAGCGTCCCGTCTCCCTGGTCACTTACGGTGAGTGTGAGCGTGTACTCGGTATCATCGTAAATGATTTTTTCCAGTGTACCCTCAACCTCCCTGATAGTATAGACGAAGGTCTTTCCGATGTCATCCAAACCAAACTCGAGAGGCGCGAACTGCACACCGCCAAGGGCTGTGTTCTTCGCTGTCCGCAGGACGTTACCCAACGGATCGACCAGTTCGAACTCGAACTGTCCCGCCTCAAGAGTAAAGTCGACAGCCACCTTGGTCGCGACCGGGGCGTAAGCACCAGACGCATTATACCTGTTGGTGAAGGTTGTGCTCCCATCATAGGTTACGCGCAAATCCAGCTCACCGTTTTCAAAATCTTTTACTTCCACCTTGATTTTTAGTACGTGTTTGTCATAAGTCACTCCACCAAGGTTTCCTTGTA is a window encoding:
- the rapZ gene encoding RNase adapter RapZ, translating into MDITIVTGLSGSGKSMAVKILEDMGFFCIDNMPPQLVGQLTRILSEGDLAGGKNDASSRVALVMDSRNPHFVEHFSPVLTELQQLNIPVRILFLEASDAALVSRYNQSRRDHPMAADRSLPDAISEERKLLTPVRELATDIMDTTDLSSQQMRERILHLFGQSPDEVPMAIYLQSFGFKYGLPIDSDMILDVRFVPNPFYFDELRPLSGLDRPVIGFLQQFPEFTRFLEIQEEFLEFAIPYYVREGKQRLSIGVGCTGGRHRSVMAVERLAAFLRARGYRVHVLHRDLRRDVRSRMIEQIEEEEARS
- the murB gene encoding UDP-N-acetylmuramate dehydrogenase; protein product: MKEVTPFDAAGAGRKLEQITGLSVLRDQPLCRWTNFRVGGPADLLVLPSTKESLVELKGLASREQWPLTVLGRATNVLVSDRGIRGITAILSPSLGGIRCLDDTLVCLAGTPLYEIAAQAARLGLSGLEFACGIPGSAGGAVLMNAGAYDGSMADLVIRTEFVDARGETGELAGDAHDFSYRHSYFSDHPDSVILETEFRLKRAPADAIYGRMADFARRRYLTQPLAAQSAGSAFRRPEGHFAGKLISDAGMKGYRRGRAGVSDMHAGFIVNLGGATAKEIAQVFADVRRAVFDMEGVLLMPEVRLAGEWESDPLAF
- the hprK gene encoding HPr(Ser) kinase/phosphatase; the protein is MGKTVVSLRRIVDLFGYRVICDFGKIDQTNITVADVTRPGLQLAGHFKHFGANRIQLIGNMEMAYLESLSAEERMLSFDRLFSRGIPCLILSRDHEPFPELLESAGKYEIPIVQSSLATADISSSLVKFLNVELASVSSMHGVMVEVLGEGILILGESGVGKSETALELVKRGHRLIADDLVEIRRVSDTTLLGRAPESIRHMIEIRGLGILDVKEMYGVSAVKVQENVDFVIHLEFWVKDKEYKRIGIEDECTQLLGVTIPSMTVPVRPGRNLAVIVEFAAVNYRNRQMGHDVIRELTGRIYDQTQEEWK